A single region of the Streptomyces sp. NBC_01803 genome encodes:
- a CDS encoding DUF2752 domain-containing protein, which translates to MRVNRWPSHPAAPPLAALTSGLVAAGYLWRVNPHEGGRLLPRCPVNWATGLLCPACGGTRMAYDLLHGDLAAALHDNAALLLLGLPLGAWFGGRWLYEGLRGRRYRPRLGRRGIAAVLGTALLWVVLRNAVG; encoded by the coding sequence ATGAGGGTGAACCGGTGGCCGTCCCACCCGGCGGCCCCACCGCTGGCGGCGCTCACGTCGGGGCTGGTGGCCGCCGGGTATCTGTGGCGCGTCAACCCGCACGAGGGCGGCCGGCTCCTGCCGCGCTGCCCGGTGAACTGGGCCACCGGCCTGCTCTGTCCGGCTTGCGGCGGCACCCGGATGGCCTACGACCTCCTGCACGGCGACCTCGCGGCGGCCCTGCACGACAACGCGGCGCTGCTGCTTCTCGGTCTGCCGCTGGGCGCGTGGTTCGGGGGCCGCTGGCTGTACGAGGGCCTGCGGGGCCGCCGTTACCGCCCGCGCCTCGGGCGTCGCGGGATCGCCGCCGTGCTCGGCACGGCGCTGCTGTGGGTCGTGCTGCGCAACGCCGTCGGCTGA
- a CDS encoding TM2 domain-containing protein codes for MLQLLLGTFGVGRFYTGHVGIAIAQLLTCGGLGIWAIVDGAIFLASEDRTDSNGLVLRS; via the coding sequence GTGCTCCAACTCCTCCTCGGCACCTTCGGCGTGGGGCGCTTCTACACCGGCCACGTCGGCATCGCCATCGCCCAGCTCCTGACCTGCGGCGGCCTGGGCATCTGGGCCATCGTCGACGGCGCGATCTTCCTGGCGAGCGAGGACCGGACCGACTCCAACGGCCTCGTCCTGCGGAGCTGA
- a CDS encoding LOG family protein: MPCQVAVCGPGECTPEEAAAARAVGRLLAERGALVICGGGGGVMAAAAAGARAAGGLVIGVRPNATRVGASPDLSVVLVTGMGEARNAIIAGSADAVVVVGGSWGTLSEIALARRREDAVVPVVSLGGWRVLDGDGREVPGIDHAPTPEAAVARALGAGGDG; this comes from the coding sequence ATGCCCTGTCAGGTGGCCGTCTGCGGCCCGGGGGAGTGCACGCCAGAGGAGGCCGCCGCCGCCCGCGCGGTGGGCCGGTTGCTCGCCGAGCGCGGCGCGCTGGTGATCTGTGGCGGCGGCGGCGGGGTGATGGCCGCAGCCGCGGCGGGAGCGCGCGCCGCCGGCGGTCTGGTGATCGGTGTCCGGCCGAACGCCACCCGCGTGGGTGCCTCTCCCGACCTGTCCGTCGTCCTGGTGACCGGCATGGGCGAGGCCCGCAACGCGATCATCGCGGGCAGCGCGGACGCGGTCGTCGTGGTCGGCGGCTCGTGGGGCACGCTCAGCGAGATCGCCCTCGCCAGGCGCCGGGAGGACGCCGTCGTGCCGGTGGTCTCCCTCGGCGGCTGGCGGGTGCTGGACGGGGACGGACGGGAGGTCCCGGGCATCGACCACGCGCCGACCCCGGAGGCAGCCGTGGCGCGGGCCCTGGGCGCGGGCGGCGACGGCTGA